The Meriones unguiculatus strain TT.TT164.6M chromosome 20, Bangor_MerUng_6.1, whole genome shotgun sequence region acttgtaaccccagccgTAGGTGATctaaccctcttctggcctccactgtaAACTGtacacaccacacagagacacaaatgcaggcacagaattaaaaatgaaagcttttaaaaacccatttgcatcCTATGTAaatcctcccaacacacacacacacacacacacacacacacacacacacacacacacacaccatgggcaTGCAAAGAAAGAGTGAGGGGAAAGTAGAATAATACAGAAACAATGGTAAGTTTGAGTCTGAGACCAAGAAAGATTTTGTACAGCCTCTGTGCAGTTGCctcaaagaaaggaaaagtatTTTAGTACTCTCCAAGTAGAAAACTTTAGAAACTAAGAAAGCATTCTTTTGCTAATTTAAATGTAAACATTCTTTTTCTACTGAAGCCTGAACTCCAAGCTAAATTCATTTAATTCAATGTATCACACTTGAGGAGAAATGTAtatgtagatatagatatagatatagatatagatatagatatagatacacacacacacacacacacatatatatatatatacatatatattagcttttttttttctccacaatgACCCAGGGAGCAAAGCTAGGACAAATTCTAGTGCATGGGAGGTCTAGCTCCCTGATCCAGAAAGCTTAACATGGGCCTGTGCTTTTAAAACTCTTGGTCAGAGCTCCTCCTACTGGAAAAACATACTCAATGCTGTAACCAAGACTCCAGATTGAGGTTCTGTCACCTACCAAGGTATTTATTGAGTCAGGGCCCTGTTCTGGAGCTCTACGAGCTCAAATGATCACAAGTAATTAGGAACACAGGTGCACACTGCTgaatgagagaggagggggaggaagggagggacagacagacagatacacagaggTACGTAGGGCCTCACACATTACTAGCACGCTCTCTGCCGCTGAGTTACACCTCCTGCCGAAGATTCAAGTTTATTAAGGTTTGTTCTTTATTATATGTGCATACAAATATTTACCTGCATACACACGTGCCATGTGCACGCTTGGTGCCCACAGATGTCGGCCTAGAGTGCCAGAGCCCCTGGCACCAGGGTTACAGATATGTCTGTGAGCTGCCGTAACAGGAACTGAGcatgggtcttctgaaagagtgGCAAGTGTTCTCAACCGCTGAGCATTCTCTGCAGCCCTCCAAGCTTCCGTTTTAATGCATCCAGTAGTGGTATCTTCATTGTGTTCTTGTGGCAGAGGGAAGTAGTTCACAGTAAGTGCTGGGTTTTGAGAAGCCCACTTTGCGTGGCAGATCAGAGCCAAGACAATGATGGGTCAATGCAAATGTTTTGGATTTGCAAGTAGTTCGCGTTTTAGATTTCTGGAACAAGAATGCTCAAACCGTACTTTCGCTCTGTCCTTCTTGTACTGCACCCTGAGCTCTGTGAGCAAGAACTTTGTGTTTCCGAGCTTCCAGTGCAGTAGCTGCATGCTTTAAGATGGAACGGAGGAAACGGAGCATTGTGCCCATTGCACTATGTGCTTGAGTGCTCGCCTGTGGCGTTCGCAGGCGTTTCCATCACTtggaaaaacaattttttatGCATATCAAGTGCGACATATTGGCTTATAACCTGGTGACTATAGAGCTGAGGATCTTTaggacttatttttaatttttttggtttgtgAATGTATGCCATATGTGTGTGTCAAGGGAAGTACATGAAGGGGCCAGAGAAAGACCTGGATTGCCTGTCGCTGGAGtcacaggtagctgtgagctgcctaacacaggtgttgggaactgacttgtaagagctgccagtgctcctaactgctgagccatctctccagacccttctttaggaaataataaaaaagcatttgTACACATTAATATTATTACTATACTTACTCGGGATACTAAAAAACCACCTAAATTCCAGCAATAGGGAAATGGCCAAATAAATGGtgacattatatatataaatatatatatgcatcatATAgaacattatacatatataacctatacattatatataacatacacatatgatatatatcacatatataatatataaatacacatacttATATGGGTGTCTATACTTTTGCCATCAATACTTGTGATTGTTTAAAATAGGGTTCATTTTTGCCAGGCTGGCTGTTTACCTGAGttctgcctcaacttcctgagCAGCTGACAGTACACGTGTGTTATACTAATCTTGCTTCCAATGTGTGACTTAGGGAGAGGGTGGTATTGGGCACAGAAACCAAGGCTGTGCACATTCTAGGAAtgttctatcactgagccatGCCCTCGGACCCCAAAtgtggaatgttttgtttttttaagaagtcACAGTCACATgaaaaaatgctttttatttctttagacagagtctcactgttaAGCCCTGGCTGGCTTTCACTTCAGTGACtcctttgcctctgtctcccaagtgcttagcttaaaggcgtatgccaccaccCAGAAAAACTGCTTGTCTTTTGTCATCACAGGACAGACATGTGCGTGCCCGTGCCAACTGCAGCACCTCCCCGGAGGTGGCCGCAGGGCCTGGCTCAGACTCGGTCTGCTCTAGGACTGTGAGAGGGGCAGACGGAGCCAACAACTTAAATAACTTGAGCTCTAATCAAATTCCTTCCAGAAGACCAAAAAGCAAGTCAGACAGGCCCAACtgctaattaaaaaacaaaacaacaacaaaaaccgcCTGCTCTTTAAACAGGTATTGAGGGGCTGAGGGAAACAGCTCAGTCGATAAAGCACCTACTGTGCAACCATGAGAGCCTGGTATAAATCCCTAGTAACCACATATTAAAAAAGCTGGGTCCAGCAGCACACTTCTGTAACACCACCTGAAGGCATCCAGTGCCAATCTCAATCACAAACATACGTGTGTGATATATACCCACATGTACACCTGTGTGCACACTCCTGAGAGTACATACACCAAGGGGATCAGTGGCCATAGTGAAGATACGGTGAAGGAGTAAGTGAAaacagcgggggtgggggggagcggagatggttcagtgagcaATGATGCTTCCTACAGAAGTATGAGGCCAAGAGTTtgctttccagcacccacataacgaGCCAGATCTCAACCGGTGTGTAACCCATGAGCTGTGGGGAAGGGGCAATTGCTGAGACTTGCTAACCAGCTAacttagccaaaaaaaaaacagcaagctTGGACAAGAAAGAACTTGTCAGCCAGGCCAGGCCATTTTGTAAAGCCTTCATTTTGTTTGAACTGTGATAGTTCCTTCAACTACAATAATTAGTTTCCAGATTTTTCCAGAATCTTGCTTTCCCTGCCCTAGCAGCTGGTGTAGAGACAGCATGACTGTCAGTCATGTGGCACAGACCATTCCGCTTTCCGTGGAACCTGTAAGAAGGGATTgtcccactgataggagagaaagCATGAGGGGACCAGGAAGTGAGCAAGGAGAAATGGAGTGTCGCAAAGAGGATAAGGGACTTACAATGTTGACCAACATCAGTAAGCTAGAGGGACAGGGACAATAGGAAGGTAAGTGCACAGAGAAAGGGGTAGAAAAAGGTAGATCTATTAACTGAAGCAGCCTCAAGAGGTCCCTTTCCTTAGGGACTTCCCTAAGGAAAACCACCAATCTTACCTTCAATGCAGAAACGAATTTCAAGAAAAGTGAAAAGTAGAGTTGGagtttattaaaaatacattttgacATGGGCTTCAGCCCTTTAATTTAGTGAAGGCTCCTTGCCATCTTTCTCTGaatcacacagagacacagtagAGAACAGATCTGCTCTTTCCATCTGTGAGGTAGGACATCTTAGAGTCTGTTTTCATTAATATAACTTtgaccttatttttaaaaattcttttcagatttatgtgtatgaatgttttgtctccATGTGTATATTTTCATCGTATGCATGTctgatgcctgcagaggtcagaaggcagCATTAGCTGTCCTGTAATTAGAGTTAggaatggttatgagccaccatgtgggtgctgggaactgaacccacagTTTCTGCAAGGGCAATACGTGCTCTTAGCTCCTGATTCATCCCTCCAACCCCATCTTCCACCTTATTTCTCATGAAGTAATCATTGCACTTTGAAGCTGTATTTGTGGTTTTGGGTTAGGTGACATTATAAAGTTTGTTCACATTAATACCGTAGCTatcatttggttttgtttctcagGTTTTACTCAGAATTAAGGAGTGGATACAAAGGAGATAGGAAGTCATTAGGTTAACAGACAGAATGTTGAGGCACCTTCTTCTGATCTCTTGATGGTCATTCGTGGGTTCCACAAGTGAGTTAACTTCCTCTGTTCCTTCTTTACCCATCTGTCCCCCCTCTTCAGCCCTTCTTAGTGGTCAGATGGACTAAGTTTAGATGATCCCAGTTTTGTTGGTAGCGTCCAGTGCCATAAGCAGGAGGCAGCAAGTATGTGCCTTCCTCTGTCATGACCTAACTGGGAACATCTTGACTGGCCTCACCACCATCACAGAGCTTCTTCACAGCTTGTCTGGTGTAGCGCTTGCTGGCCTTGCCATCCACACTAAATGGCATGTTTTCCTTATCTCCAAGGCAGACTTGGTGGGCACTGGGCATCTGACGATGGCATAGTGGTCAAGCAGGGGCTTCCAAGGTATCTGGGCTTCTCCAGGAGTCCCAGGGTCTTAGGCTACCTGGTGGATGGCATGACCTTTTTGTTGCCTATAGATGTCTTTCGGCACTGCCTTCTTGCCATCAAAACCTTTGCTCTGAGCTCTAAAAGAGGTAAATGCTTCCTCTTTCACCTCAGCACTATCTTGGAAAGCCAAGCCGGCCTCCTAATCTTTCTACTGTGGATCCCTCACCGCAGCTCCTCTCCAGCATTCACGTGCAGACTTCATCTGGCGGACTCATTAGGGTGCAGATTCAGGTTAAGTTTAGATTGGCCTTTACCTTGAAGCCACTGCTACGTGTCTGAGGCCCACTCTTGGTCTATCAGAACTGTAGGGTTTTCTGACCCCTTCAGCAGTAGCACAAAAAGGAGAGCTTCTCAAAAACACTCAGTTACTAGGGAAAAAAAGCTACTCCTAACAGGGCCCTGTGCTTCTCCTGAATTCTGAGCTTGTGGAGGATATCCTAGAATCGTTTGTCAGCTGCCAATTCCTTTTTTTCCAGGGGCCTCTCTGGCTCCTGGCTTCCTAGGAAGACACAAGGGTGCAAGAGGGAAGAATATTCACTCATCAGCTTGAGGCCAAGGAGTTCGGAGGACAAAGTGGTAAGAACTCCTGGAGACGAAGGGATGCCCTCCCATTAGAGGATGACTAGAGTAACCCCTATGGGTGACATCTTGTGTATTTGGAGGCTCTTCCGCGAGGCTCTGCTACCTGGCAGCGTGGCGTTCTCAAGAGCATGTTAGAACTGCAATTTCTGGGTCTGTAAGGAGTTCTGTTCTCCCAGCAatcaaagacagagacaggagaatcaggccatccttggctaaagaggagtttatttttgttcacgttaaaaaaaaaaagcattgagtACAAATTGACAAATTGTAGGTTACAAATAAAACACGATTTCACGTGCTTGTTAAGACTAACATAGACTGTCTTCCCCATTCCATGTCCTGTTGCAGTCCAAAACTTTGCCAATACTTTTGTGAATTTATGTCACTATGATTTGCTTCTCTCTCTAGGTATATCTCCAATATTTTCAGAACGAAACTTAACTTCCCTGCcaccttaatttaaaaaaatgtaaatcacaTATCCAAAGACCTTAATAAATGCAGATGTCACCGAGAATTTGAGAAAGACAGTGGAGTATGGCAAGCACGAACAAGTTCATACTGACAATTAGGCTGTCCTTCATGGGTGTGCCcacattttaatcccagcactcaagaggctttAGGAGGAGGATCCAGAGTGTGCGGCCACCTTAGGCTACACAGCCAGTTCCAAAATGCAGAAAGACTCCACTGCAAGAAACTCTATACTGACAGGACTTAGTAGTTCCATAAAGAAATTATACAgagtaggagctggagaggtggctctgtgcttaagagaactTGCTTTTTTAAAGGGCCAGGGTtaaattcctagcacctacatggtggctcacagccatctgtaactcccagGCTCTCAGGtggtgcacatgtatacacataaacctcaaaaaaaaaaaaatttaaagtaattatGCCCAGTAAACAGAAACGATGAAGGCATCTTGCAGTCAGTGTTTAAGAAACAAAACTCTAACCAATTAAGAatgcttcaattaaaaaaaaaaaaaagaatgctgcaATTACTTTGTCACTCTAGTCAAAGGATCCAAACCATGCTAATGGCTGTCAGTAAATAAGATCCTGCAACTACTTGGGGAAGCAGTTATCTAATTAGTGGATTTTAACAAAAACTGGTTCCTTGCTGGGTAGGCTCAGCATTCCCTTGGCAGAAAAAGGGAACAGATGTGTGATAGATGAATCTAGTAAGAACAAAATCCCCTCCACAAAACTGGCTGCAGTCTCCTGCACATCCTGGGCACAGCAGAGCCAGCAGGAAAGCTGCTTACCAAGCTGGGGTGCTTTGAGCCTATCTCAGAATAATGAGGTTAGGTGGGGGTGCAGACACATCAGTGTCCTGTAAAGCTCCCAATGTAACCCTATCGTACCCAAGAGACAGAACTTCTCCCTCTCACATAGAAatcttgcacttttttttttttttttttttttttttttgtgggagggTATGCCACAGCACACAAAGACAATCTTCAAATCAGTTCCTGGGGCCTTCaggatgtctcagtgggtaaaggcccttgcTGACACCGGGTGGTCTGAGTTAATCCCTAGGACCCCTATAGCGGAAGAGGACCAACTCCTGGAAAGCTCTGACTTCACCATATAATGTACACATCTGTCTctcaaccctcccccccccccactggctCCTGCTCAATGTTTTTTGGTAAATAAAAAATCGCGCAAGTTCTTATGCCCAAGCATGGAGTGacactctccctccatctcagTGAGAGGATGGTCTCACTGGGATGGGGGAATAGTGTTTTATGTCCTCAGAAGTCAGGAGACAGTCACTTCAGGTAACCCCAAGTGCTGGAACCGGgtggtattttcttcttttgcttccttTTCCCAGTCTACTGTACGAAATGTATACTGTGGAGCAACCATTAAAAACAGATCCTCAGTTAAAAAATGATGAAAAGCCAGcccggtggcacatgcctgtaatcctagcacttagtaagacagaggcaagcggatctatgtgagtttaaggccagactAGTCTATAAAGTTCCCGGACAGCCAAGACTACGCAGAAGAACCTtgtctagaaacaaaacaaaccaaacagagGCAAATGGCCTTACCTGCAGAACAGAAGGGCGACTACAATGTGTTACATTACACACATTATTGTAATGTGTGATAATCACACACACAGGTCAAATTATCACAATATATCCCATGAATACATGAATAGTTACAGTTATTATGTGTtgggaaaaattaaaatgttatataaATGAAAGTATTaataatgaagaaatgaaaacacattttctgaagaaaaaaaagatttttttgttgttgctgctgctgttttgtttcatttaaagacaggttctcactccgtagctggtctggaattcactgtgtagaccagcctggctttgGGATCCACTtagagatccacttacctctgcctgtAAGAGAGCTGTAATCAGAAGTGTCTAGTTTTAACTGAAAACTTGGGGAAAGAGGGTGTAGAGCTGAGTGACAAAGCATCTCCCTAGCATGTCAAAATCCTGGCTCCAACCCTCAGCCCTCCCTCTCCAATCCCCAAACAAAACCTGCCCGCCTACAagctttgctgttgttgttcctTGAGGCATAGGAAAAACAACATGTATTCCAACAGTGCTGCTGACTACTTCCCTACCTCATCTAGTGTTTTCTCCCTGCCGTGGAGCCAGGCCCAGCCTGTGcgtgctagacaagtgctctaccactaagctggGAACACAGCCCCAGCAACAGCTGCTTCCTAGATCAATCAAGAGTCCCTTCAACAGCTCTGCCAGTGGTACTGGTACTCGTGTTGTTATGACCTGTAATTGAGAGAACTTAAGGGAAGAAGGATCTTAGCTGCTGCTTTCGGGTTCAGTCATTGTCCCTCCTTGGCAGCCGGTACCCCTTCATTCAtgctggccaggaagcagagagaaacaggGTACCCAGCAGCAGCCAGGGCAGAACTAATCCAAGGTCATACTTCCAGGGACCTCTCCATCCAACTCAGCCCCACCCTCCCAATGATGCCATCACGCTGCCAACCCACCAAGCTACTCATAAACTCTGTGTTCCAGCGAGCCTCATGATCTGATTTCCTCTGGAAAAGCCACTGGACACCAGATGTGCCTCACtaatcctggggggggggggggtcttacACACTCAGATTAACGGGTTCTTCTAAAAACAAAGTGCTAAGTAGGGCCTAGTCCTCCTGAGCTAAGTAGGGTTAATAAGCTACAAAGTGGAGCATGCAGGTTTGATAccttctcagagaaaaaaaaattaggtcaaAATACCCATTACAACtgttaataataaagtaaaattaataaattttggtGGTGTTGGGCATTGATCCCAAAACCACATGCATACTACACAGAGGACCTACCACAGAGGTTTGTCCTCAACTCTTACCAATAATTTTGGCTATTACCTGTATCAGAAATTAGAGACAGAGTATTATCTAGTCGTTGCTATCTATAGTAATGCTGTTACTGTCACTAAAATTGATTTCTCAATGCACATTTAACTATAATGCATGCTCAGGAGTCCCTTAGTTTTAAGATAACCACACTAATTACACAAGGAAATCCGGACTCTAGTTGAGTAACAAAGCAACCTATTATCAAAAAATGTAAGCGAGGGcccggtgtggtggtgcacaccttaatcTGTGCTAGCGAGGCACAGATAGGCAGATctttgagtccaggacaacctGTGCTCCATGACGAGATCCCCTTACATTACTGCTGTCTCGTGTTTGGGACTTTGCTGAAAGTAGACTGCAGTCTACTTCTCCAGTGATAAGCAGGGTTATTTCCTATCACGGCTGTCTAGAGTTCATCAAATTAAATAGTGCCAACCAGATTCCCAACGATCAGAGACCAGGCAAAGGCCACTAGAGAATGTCCTCTTTGCTTGTAGTTGGCCCAGTCAACTAAGCAGCCAAAAGGGCTTTCACTGCTGCCACTGGACCCCATCTTTCCTAAGTGGCTAGAGAAATAGAACTGTAATTTGCCTGCACACTGCTCAATAACTGGTGAGACACTCTTTTCAGCTACCACTGTTGtccttgttcatttgttttctctacccccttctgagttttgttttaatAGAAGTGGTACTGGTGATAAACActtgaggcatattaaaaattgatttaggGATGACTGAAGTATAAAATCCAGTAATGTTTCAATACAGCTATAAATTCTATAAAAATCTATCTTCTATTTAACAAATTTTAGTATCAGGTGTATTCGTAACAAGCCATCAGAAAGTTCACATTACAATGCATGAATAAGAAAGTACATGGGTGAGAACCATGACACACTCTGACGCGTGGCAACTTGCAGATTCTGTAATAAAGTGCAAGTTAAGTGAATAATAGTAGCTACCTTCCATCAACACAGAAAAAAACTAGGTTTGATGTGAATACGGAACATCACCCAATTTCTCTTTCCTGTTGGGAAATTTCTACCATGAGCCAAAAGACACCGTCTTCACGAAGGGATGCAAAACCCCTTAGTGTTCCTCTTGCCAAATAATAGTGACTCCACGTGTAATGTTCTAAACTAATTTGCTGTTTCCTAAAAGGCTGTTTCTCTATATTCTtgcctatattaaaaaaaaaaaaaagtctaacagGATACAAAAAACCTAATTTCTCAACACCTTAAAAGGaaatttttgcttgtttttttttgagacagggtttctctgcatagaccagcctgggtttgagctcaagagatctgcctgtctttgcctcctgagtgctggaattaactgtgtgtcaccatgcccgtGTTTGTTTTATGCTTTTAATTCCATTATTGTGAAGAATACACTTCAGCAGACAGTACAAAAAGAGTAATAATTGGTTTAACTGGATTTAGCGCATACGAATAAAACCGTAATATTTATCCCCATTGAGATGGATctcactgcttttcttttctttgaactaTTGTATTATTGTTTCTATATATTCATGGTTTCAGATGATGCAAGGGTTCAGCCACAAGAAAGTCTTCCAACCCTCTTCTCCGAATATAGAGCATAATTGCAGGCATCTTCCAAGCTATTAgttacacacgtacacacacttCTGTGACATCTTGTGCTGCCAAGGAATATCTGCCGTGATAGGAAAATGTTACCAACAGTGTGAAAAAGGGAAAACTAAAGATGTAAGCAGGTTTATCTTTCCTCCTTGCTTGTTTCTAACTCTGCAGTACAAAAATGCACAGTAACTAAATGTAAATAGGAATAAGAAAAATTAATGCCTAGATTGCAATAATTTAACCAAACCCTACTATTTTTCTGGTATATGTAATTGGTGTTTGAAAAAGGTAGGGAAACCATTTATGATCatgttttattacatttacttatttgtgtgggAGGGAGGTACATAGAGGCCAGAAAACCACCTGTGGGCGCTCTTCCCTTCTACTGTGTAGGTCTCCGGGATCAAATTCAGGCTGTTAGGCCTGGTCACCAAGGCCTTTACCAATTGAACCATCTATCTCACCAGCACAACTATgattacattttaataaaaaatagtaaaagccaAATTGCAGCCAATTGTTAAAGttcttctttaaaaagattatttttaatggTCCAACAAAATCAGTTAGAAGCTTTCATCTGATGAGATGCTCCTGCAGCCTTTCCCACAAAATGCTCATAAAAAGTCTAAAACGTCGTATGAGACACCGAATGGGCCCTCTCTTTCATGCCTGTGCTTGTAATTCCCAAGTGCTCAACATCTAGAATTTTCACTTCTGGGTCAGAGAAAAGGCATTCTGGTCCATCAGCTCCCCTACTCGCTCCTGGAGGACATTAACCAGCTCTGCGATGACAAAGACATGTGTGTCATCGATGTCCTGAATGATGAACTTCTTCCCCAAGGCATTGGACTCATCCAAGTACAGCAAGAACTGCTTCATGGCGGGATCGCTGCGGAGACAAACACAGGTTATAGGACATCCTGTGGCCAGCCACACTGCAACGGCCTGAGCAATTACATCTGAGAGTGAGTGATGAACTTTAAGGTGACCTTCAAAGTTTGCAACTATCATTCAATGTCTTGTTTTTTCTCAGCCTAAAGTATTATTTGTAGCTATGACTTAACATTAGGAGTTTGAAGAACTTGAAGAGAAACCTTTTAAAGAACTCTTACTCacaagaggagaaaaataaaggaattCGAAGCTCTGCAGTTAACAGTGCCTAGAATCACGGCTCCCTAATTGGTTTAAAAAGCAATGCCCATCCTCACTGACAAAGAGCATGAGGAGAAACAAAAAGGGCTTAAGAGGCAATTCTAGAAGGTCTTGGGGTAGACAAAGtcaggggaaggaaagggagccACAGGACAAGAAACCATAACTCCTGCTTCTCAGGCTTATTTTCAATAATGGCTACTTGCTGAAGAAGTAtaaatttgcaaatattttaaaaactcagtcttagatctgtttttgtttgttttgggagagGAGGGAGCTGAGGACTGTACTGCATTAAGCACAAGCTGGCTCACTGAGTTGGACCTCTAGGACCTCGGCCTTATATTGTGGTATAAGATAAACCTTGGGAGGACCAAAAAAAGACCAAGTGGTGACAGCacagtctttaatcccagcatgtgggaggcagaggcaggttccaggacagtcaagaagacctgtctggaaaaaaacaaaccaaaccaaaaaaagatAAACCTTGGGAGGAAGGAATCTTAATACGACCAGATGCCTTGATATTTAAATCCACCAAAGGCAGACCTAAATGGCCATCATTAATAGTCTGGCTTAACCGCTGACCTGTGGGTTAAGTGAGAATTAAAATGCTATGGTTTGGATTAAGCTCATGCACAGATGAggttaaaaataaactaaatcatTCACACTTAGTTTCCAAGTAACTAAACTAGAACACTTCATCTGATCTGCAGAGAAATCAGAATTGGTGATGTCCTGTTGAATACAGACACTAGACTATGAAGatatggggctagagagatggctcagtggttaagagcacttgttgctcttgcagaggacccaggttcagttcccaacacccacacag contains the following coding sequences:
- the Gtf2h5 gene encoding general transcription factor IIH subunit 5 — translated: MVNVLKGVLIECDPAMKQFLLYLDESNALGKKFIIQDIDDTHVFVIAELVNVLQERVGELMDQNAFSLTQK